In Bacteriovorax stolpii, a single genomic region encodes these proteins:
- a CDS encoding helix-turn-helix domain-containing protein, with amino-acid sequence MSQIDQFLNALKRALKAKNIIYKDLAQSLDLSESSVKRILADKSISLERIEEICRACDLSFAEICKNANFEEEISGHTLSKEHEKVLAENPRLLHYFIMLNDGMTPQKIEREFDISANESKKHLLLLDKINLIELHPRDRVKLKNKAGTLRFRRDGAVGRTLFLQTKNNFLNYDFNEEGDYIRFSTNSFGPVSLAKFKKKFDKLVAEIQEESRVVEKDDNEAHDIGILLAMRPWKYPLEAIKKK; translated from the coding sequence GTGTCTCAGATTGATCAGTTCCTCAATGCTCTTAAGCGAGCGCTGAAGGCCAAAAATATTATTTATAAAGATCTTGCTCAGTCTCTTGATCTCAGTGAGTCCAGTGTAAAACGCATTCTTGCTGATAAATCTATTAGCCTTGAGAGGATTGAAGAAATTTGCCGTGCTTGTGATTTAAGTTTCGCTGAGATTTGCAAGAACGCTAATTTTGAAGAGGAGATTTCAGGGCACACACTTTCAAAAGAACATGAAAAAGTATTGGCAGAAAATCCGAGACTTCTACATTATTTCATTATGCTCAATGATGGGATGACTCCACAGAAGATAGAAAGAGAATTTGATATTTCGGCGAACGAATCTAAAAAACATTTACTTCTTCTGGATAAAATCAATCTCATTGAACTTCACCCGCGCGATCGAGTGAAGTTAAAAAATAAAGCGGGGACTTTGCGTTTTCGCCGTGATGGTGCCGTGGGGAGAACTCTGTTCTTGCAGACGAAAAATAATTTTCTTAATTATGATTTTAATGAAGAAGGTGATTACATTCGTTTCTCTACCAATTCTTTCGGGCCGGTTTCTTTAGCTAAGTTTAAGAAGAAATTCGATAAGCTTGTCGCTGAGATCCAGGAAGAGTCGCGCGTTGTAGAAAAAGATGACAATGAGGCCCACGATATTGGGATACTCCTGGCGATGAGACCATGGAAATACCCTCTTGAGGCGATTAAAAAGAAATAA
- a CDS encoding GAF domain-containing protein → MNTMQSDYLMDVILKLSRTRSVQAIIEIIRHAGRKLTAADGATFILKDVDKCYYVDEDAIGPLWKGKRFPIEDCISGWAMLNKSHTVIKDIYKDPRIPINTYSPTFVKSLVMVPINVDSPIGAIGNYWAAEHEASEEEVDLLKFLAEVTAIAIQNVEILDQLENSLSASHEQKRENDEYMSIVANELKSSKNYRLAISNEIDRLSSLINGQINELKQNEGQLKKIIYEISLKQLNEMDGLLRDFLQVKRL, encoded by the coding sequence ATGAATACTATGCAATCAGATTATTTAATGGATGTGATTTTGAAATTATCGCGCACTAGAAGTGTGCAAGCAATTATTGAGATCATTAGGCATGCAGGCAGAAAACTTACCGCCGCAGATGGCGCTACATTTATTCTAAAAGATGTTGATAAGTGTTATTACGTTGATGAAGATGCCATTGGTCCTTTATGGAAGGGAAAACGTTTTCCTATAGAAGATTGTATCAGTGGTTGGGCCATGCTCAATAAGAGCCACACGGTGATTAAGGATATTTATAAAGATCCACGCATTCCTATTAATACCTACAGCCCGACATTTGTTAAAAGCTTGGTGATGGTTCCTATTAATGTGGACAGTCCTATCGGAGCTATTGGGAATTACTGGGCGGCAGAGCACGAAGCGAGTGAAGAGGAAGTCGATTTGTTAAAATTCCTGGCCGAAGTCACAGCGATTGCTATTCAGAATGTGGAAATTCTCGATCAATTAGAGAATTCCTTAAGTGCTTCTCACGAACAAAAACGCGAAAACGATGAATACATGAGTATTGTCGCCAACGAACTCAAGTCCTCTAAAAATTATCGCCTGGCCATCTCTAACGAAATAGACCGTTTAAGTTCGCTTATCAATGGTCAGATTAACGAACTTAAACAGAATGAAGGGCAGTTAAAGAAAATCATTTACGAAATCTCACTCAAACAGCTCAATGAGATGGATGGTCTTTTAAGGGACTTTTTACAAGTTAAAAGATTGTAA
- a CDS encoding LEA type 2 family protein — translation MRLKTLFFILPMVITFFGCSSLKKIVEPPKVELQDVRITNLSFLNLDLDVVLEVENPNNIDFDVKNLKYTLDINSKTITTGTYTKKVLVKSKTKTLVSLPLKLAYKDILDSAVLFIKKEGMPYKIQGSAEIGPFTIPFNDTGTLKSSDL, via the coding sequence ATGAGACTAAAGACCCTATTTTTCATTCTGCCTATGGTGATAACGTTTTTTGGCTGTTCCAGCTTAAAGAAGATTGTTGAGCCACCCAAAGTTGAGCTTCAAGACGTAAGGATTACAAACCTTTCTTTTCTTAACCTAGACCTGGACGTAGTCCTGGAAGTAGAAAATCCAAACAATATCGATTTTGATGTCAAAAATTTAAAATATACTCTGGATATCAATTCAAAAACTATCACCACCGGAACTTATACAAAAAAAGTTTTGGTCAAATCCAAAACAAAAACCCTGGTCTCTCTTCCTCTGAAGCTGGCCTATAAAGATATTTTAGATTCGGCCGTGCTCTTTATCAAAAAAGAAGGCATGCCTTACAAGATTCAAGGAAGTGCAGAAATAGGACCTTTCACTATTCCTTTTAATGATACTGGGACTTTAAAATCTTCGGATCTCTAG
- a CDS encoding rhomboid family intramembrane serine protease, which yields MEVKTYIKENWLTKNPKRDGLNPTLLLMSLLLATSFIYINDFFNAPLWMSATGEQVFTKHEWWRAWTTLFAHADLSHILGNLFLFFPFSYFLIAYFGFSFFPFFGFFAGGLVNLVVLSTMPAHVSLVGVSGVVNWMGGAWLALSWLVDRRESKGRRVLKVIAVTIVLFVPDSFKPEVSYLSHFLGYFAGIFSAMLFYFINRKSILAEEVVEEIPEEDGHIWGDEYMLFDEPRLEEWGHHQGESPKEALDNKKGEIIVYKYEELTPARDPKILKSQYH from the coding sequence ATGGAAGTTAAAACCTATATTAAAGAAAACTGGCTGACGAAAAATCCAAAGAGAGACGGTCTTAATCCAACTCTTCTTTTAATGTCACTATTGCTGGCAACCAGCTTCATTTACATCAACGACTTCTTCAATGCCCCTCTTTGGATGTCGGCCACGGGTGAGCAAGTTTTCACAAAACATGAGTGGTGGCGTGCCTGGACTACACTTTTCGCGCACGCTGATCTCTCACACATTTTAGGAAATCTTTTTTTATTTTTTCCGTTCTCATATTTTTTGATCGCGTATTTTGGTTTTTCTTTTTTTCCATTTTTTGGTTTTTTTGCCGGAGGTCTTGTTAACCTCGTTGTCCTTTCAACTATGCCCGCCCATGTCTCTTTGGTTGGTGTTTCGGGTGTGGTGAACTGGATGGGGGGAGCATGGCTTGCTCTTTCATGGTTAGTTGACAGGCGAGAATCAAAAGGAAGAAGAGTGCTCAAAGTGATTGCTGTCACTATTGTTCTTTTTGTACCCGATAGTTTCAAACCAGAGGTGAGTTATCTTAGCCACTTCTTAGGATATTTCGCTGGTATCTTCAGCGCGATGCTTTTTTATTTTATTAATAGAAAGAGTATTCTGGCAGAAGAGGTCGTGGAGGAAATTCCGGAAGAAGACGGCCACATCTGGGGTGATGAATATATGCTTTTTGATGAGCCTCGCTTGGAAGAGTGGGGCCATCATCAAGGAGAGAGTCCAAAAGAAGCTCTGGATAACAAAAAAGGCGAGATCATCGTTTATAAGTATGAAGAGCTCACACCTGCTAGAGATCCGAAGATTTTAAAGTCCCAGTATCATTAA
- a CDS encoding DNA-3-methyladenine glycosylase 2 family protein: MTDLSQKDYKKIIQRRDPRYDGRFYFGVKTTHIYCRPVCPARPKPENIVIFKSASEAEKAGYRPCKRCHPDLAPGSKLLEGTTVSVGRALRLIDEAITASSDEELSVQTLAEKLGMSDRHLRRLFEEHLGASPIEIITTKKLHFARLLVMETQSPLAEIALAAGFKSVRRFNEAFKEFYSLAPSDLRKEHAEKIPKDQIILHLAIRAPYDWTSLMAFLGRHETYGLEEVHPDYFLRYIPHGKGYGTLKVSYEARQSKLKLELTNIPLIMVRSLISSLKSLFDIEHNPNDLPKSKALNANGIRIPGAFDNYETAVSIILGQLVSTVQAKAKMKELVLKYGKKISKKADPKDVYLFPTPALLKEARLEELGMTRHKANAIRELSRLVESTEIVISKTSDLEETRKKLLAIKGIGPWTVEMIAMRCMGDTNAYPKKDLIIARAIESGLAQEEEWSSSKAYLTHILWREYGKSLLKTSLK, translated from the coding sequence ATGACGGACTTATCTCAAAAAGACTATAAGAAAATCATCCAGCGCCGTGACCCTCGTTACGATGGACGATTTTACTTCGGAGTGAAAACAACTCACATTTATTGCCGTCCTGTCTGTCCAGCAAGGCCAAAACCAGAAAACATTGTGATCTTTAAAAGTGCTTCAGAGGCAGAAAAGGCGGGCTACAGGCCGTGCAAGCGCTGTCATCCCGATCTTGCTCCAGGAAGTAAACTTCTGGAAGGAACGACTGTTAGCGTGGGAAGAGCTTTGCGCTTAATTGACGAGGCCATCACTGCGTCTTCAGATGAAGAACTTAGTGTACAAACTCTCGCTGAAAAGTTGGGAATGAGCGACCGACACCTTAGAAGACTTTTTGAAGAACACTTGGGAGCTTCTCCGATTGAAATTATAACTACAAAAAAATTACACTTTGCCCGCTTATTAGTCATGGAGACTCAAAGCCCACTCGCAGAGATTGCTCTTGCCGCTGGTTTTAAATCTGTCCGTCGCTTTAATGAAGCCTTTAAAGAATTCTACTCTCTGGCACCAAGTGATTTAAGAAAAGAGCATGCGGAAAAAATACCTAAAGACCAAATCATCCTACACCTTGCAATCAGGGCCCCGTATGACTGGACCTCTCTTATGGCCTTTTTAGGACGACACGAAACCTATGGGCTGGAAGAAGTTCACCCGGATTATTTCCTACGCTATATCCCCCATGGCAAAGGTTATGGGACACTTAAAGTGAGTTATGAGGCCCGTCAATCAAAGCTCAAGCTGGAATTGACCAATATCCCTTTGATCATGGTGCGCTCTTTAATAAGCAGCTTAAAATCGCTCTTTGATATTGAACACAATCCCAACGATCTGCCAAAAAGCAAAGCTCTGAACGCCAATGGAATCAGGATTCCTGGGGCCTTTGATAATTATGAAACCGCAGTCTCTATTATACTGGGCCAACTAGTCTCTACGGTCCAGGCCAAAGCAAAAATGAAGGAGCTGGTTTTAAAATACGGGAAAAAAATTTCTAAAAAAGCAGACCCCAAAGATGTCTACCTCTTCCCGACTCCTGCTCTTTTAAAAGAGGCAAGGCTTGAAGAATTAGGGATGACTCGCCATAAGGCCAATGCCATTAGAGAACTCTCTCGCCTGGTGGAAAGTACAGAAATAGTGATCTCAAAAACCTCTGATCTCGAAGAGACCAGAAAAAAACTGCTCGCAATCAAGGGCATCGGTCCATGGACAGTAGAAATGATCGCTATGAGATGTATGGGAGACACTAACGCCTATCCAAAAAAAGACCTGATCATCGCCCGTGCCATTGAATCGGGTCTGGCCCAGGAAGAAGAATGGTCATCTTCCAAGGCCTATCTCACACATATTCTCTGGCGCGAATACGGAAAATCCCTCTTGAAAACCAGCTTAAAGTAA
- a CDS encoding ATP-binding response regulator, with translation MSKLTIDSMVDHAVYILDTKGIILSSNSGAERLMGLKHSEAIKTHIARFYTMDDIEKNHPEHDLKQAFSFGRIEEEGWRVRKNGTSFWANFVISRLDDSQGAHIGFSVITRDLTKKKDREEALKQSQSMALKALKLKTQFIADISHEIRTPLGAILGFAEFLQKDDVSEDDRQRYLDIILKNGKNLHHLINDILDLSKVEAGRIDIQMRTFDLDLLIAEVIELFHAECLKKDIFLTYEPNHLFIDNVTSDPGRLQQVLINLVGNAVKFTDEGGITIKVEKGQQKNQLKILIQDTGMGMNEEEASRIFQPYVQADKCQSRARTGTGLGLILSRKIAEALGGDVELVHSEFTLGSTFGISFTDYPSLRTSNKPKQVQKTDRSLKSKSILIVDDSIDNLEIIKLFLSSYGGDADVASDGNEALYKIKEKHYDVILMDIEMPMMNGFQVIEKLRSMEVETPVIALTAHAMPEDRLKTKNAGFFDHVTKPIDFTYLVEAIENV, from the coding sequence ATGTCGAAATTGACTATTGATTCAATGGTCGATCACGCCGTCTATATTCTCGACACCAAAGGAATTATCCTTTCTTCTAACAGCGGAGCTGAGAGATTGATGGGACTCAAGCACAGTGAAGCTATAAAAACCCATATCGCCCGCTTTTACACGATGGATGATATCGAAAAAAATCATCCAGAGCACGATTTAAAACAGGCCTTTAGTTTTGGACGAATCGAAGAAGAAGGCTGGAGGGTAAGAAAAAATGGAACATCCTTTTGGGCCAACTTTGTCATCAGCAGGCTCGACGACTCTCAAGGTGCCCACATCGGCTTCTCAGTGATCACCCGAGACCTGACTAAAAAGAAAGATCGCGAAGAAGCTCTAAAACAATCACAAAGCATGGCCCTTAAGGCCCTCAAACTAAAAACTCAATTTATCGCAGACATCAGTCATGAAATCAGGACTCCTCTTGGAGCAATCCTGGGGTTTGCTGAGTTTTTACAAAAAGATGACGTCTCAGAAGACGACCGTCAAAGATACCTGGATATCATATTAAAAAATGGAAAAAACCTTCACCATTTAATTAACGATATCCTCGACCTCTCTAAAGTTGAGGCCGGAAGAATCGATATCCAGATGAGGACATTTGATCTGGATCTTTTGATTGCAGAAGTCATTGAGCTCTTTCATGCCGAGTGCTTAAAAAAAGATATCTTCCTCACTTATGAACCCAATCACCTTTTCATCGACAATGTCACCAGCGATCCAGGTAGACTTCAGCAGGTGCTTATCAACCTGGTTGGAAATGCCGTGAAGTTCACTGATGAAGGTGGCATCACGATTAAAGTGGAAAAAGGACAACAAAAAAATCAATTAAAAATATTAATTCAAGACACTGGTATGGGAATGAATGAAGAAGAAGCTTCACGCATTTTCCAGCCTTATGTCCAGGCGGATAAATGCCAAAGCAGAGCGCGTACTGGTACAGGTTTAGGCCTTATTCTTTCGCGAAAAATTGCCGAAGCCTTAGGAGGCGACGTGGAACTTGTTCATTCAGAATTTACACTTGGAAGCACTTTTGGAATCAGCTTTACTGATTACCCTAGTCTTAGAACCTCCAACAAACCTAAACAGGTTCAGAAAACCGACAGGTCGCTTAAATCCAAATCAATCCTGATTGTCGATGACTCTATCGACAACCTGGAAATCATTAAGCTCTTTTTAAGTTCATACGGCGGCGATGCTGATGTGGCCTCAGATGGAAATGAAGCCCTTTATAAAATTAAAGAAAAACATTATGACGTCATTCTTATGGATATCGAAATGCCAATGATGAATGGCTTTCAGGTCATCGAGAAACTGCGATCGATGGAAGTGGAAACTCCAGTAATCGCCCTGACGGCACATGCGATGCCCGAAGACAGACTAAAAACAAAAAACGCCGGTTTTTTTGATCACGTGACTAAGCCTATCGACTTTACCTATCTGGTTGAGGCCATCGAAAACGTTTAA
- a CDS encoding MOSC domain-containing protein, translating to MKILTIQIGKVKKVEHRGRPVETGFFKEQVKGPLKLLSLKLEGDEQADLKVHGGLDKALYAYPYDSYIEWKKFRPEHTYEPGAFGENLCMETLDEKSIYIGSIYRLGEAEVQVTQPRFPCFKLGIKFNDPSMIKSFMSFGRPGVYFRVLKEGMIKEGDTLELLEQDQIRFSITEFIELYFSDKKDIERVKEILTIPSLNHEWRAQFERMI from the coding sequence ATGAAAATTTTAACTATTCAAATCGGTAAAGTAAAAAAAGTTGAGCATAGAGGAAGGCCCGTGGAAACGGGCTTTTTTAAAGAGCAAGTCAAAGGACCTTTGAAGCTTTTATCGCTTAAATTAGAGGGTGATGAGCAGGCCGATCTCAAAGTTCACGGCGGCCTAGATAAAGCGCTTTATGCCTATCCTTATGATTCCTACATTGAATGGAAGAAATTTCGCCCGGAACACACCTATGAACCAGGGGCCTTTGGTGAAAACCTGTGCATGGAAACTTTAGATGAGAAAAGTATTTATATCGGAAGCATTTACCGATTAGGTGAAGCAGAAGTTCAGGTCACACAACCGCGCTTTCCTTGTTTTAAATTAGGGATAAAGTTTAACGACCCTTCAATGATCAAAAGTTTTATGAGCTTTGGTCGCCCCGGAGTTTACTTCCGGGTGCTCAAAGAAGGGATGATCAAAGAAGGTGACACGTTAGAGTTGTTAGAGCAGGATCAGATTCGTTTTTCAATCACTGAGTTTATTGAATTGTACTTCAGCGATAAAAAAGACATCGAGCGGGTGAAAGAAATTTTGACCATCCCATCCTTAAACCACGAGTGGCGTGCTCAATTTGAACGCATGATTTAA
- a CDS encoding SDR family oxidoreductase: protein MSKKLLVTGASGKLGQLVLENLIKRGEKNIIATSRKIEKLAAFATKGVDVRSADFEKTETLDAAFKGAERLLIISTDAIGSRVEQHKNAIAAAKKAGVRHIVYTSWPKADTSVAFVSKEHIETEKLIKESGLTYTILRNYPYAQNIFYAIPQALEMGTLYGTAGKGGVAYVTREDCAEAAAGALIQKNEKNEIYDISGKDVIDYEELVKLVSEVSGKPLKYVDIPEADLKAALLKSGLPEIWADVFVTFDLSYKNGDTKTATDAVLKLSGHEPKGFKEFLIENKAALFSAQAH from the coding sequence ATGTCTAAGAAATTACTTGTTACCGGCGCTTCAGGAAAACTAGGACAATTGGTTTTGGAGAACCTGATTAAGCGTGGAGAAAAAAATATCATTGCTACTAGCCGTAAAATTGAGAAGCTTGCTGCTTTTGCCACCAAAGGCGTCGACGTGCGAAGTGCAGACTTTGAGAAAACAGAAACGCTGGACGCTGCTTTTAAAGGAGCTGAGAGACTTCTTATTATCAGTACCGATGCTATCGGTTCGCGTGTTGAGCAACATAAAAATGCCATTGCCGCAGCTAAAAAAGCAGGTGTTCGTCATATTGTTTATACATCATGGCCTAAGGCCGATACTTCGGTGGCCTTTGTTTCAAAAGAACACATTGAAACAGAAAAGCTGATTAAAGAAAGTGGTCTGACTTATACGATTTTAAGAAACTATCCTTATGCTCAAAACATTTTCTATGCTATTCCACAGGCCCTTGAAATGGGAACACTTTATGGAACAGCAGGCAAAGGGGGAGTGGCCTACGTGACAAGAGAAGATTGTGCCGAGGCTGCAGCAGGCGCCTTAATTCAAAAAAATGAAAAAAATGAAATTTACGACATTAGTGGAAAAGACGTGATCGATTACGAAGAGCTGGTGAAGCTTGTCAGTGAAGTGAGTGGAAAACCACTTAAGTATGTCGATATCCCAGAAGCGGATTTAAAGGCAGCGCTTTTAAAATCAGGACTCCCGGAAATTTGGGCCGATGTATTTGTTACATTTGATCTGTCATATAAAAATGGTGACACAAAAACTGCAACTGATGCAGTCCTGAAACTTTCAGGTCATGAACCCAAAGGGTTTAAGGAATTCTTAATTGAGAATAAAGCGGCCCTTTTTAGTGCCCAAGCTCATTAA
- a CDS encoding LysR family transcriptional regulator yields MSLDGIEIFVKVVQAGSFSGAAKLMGMPTTTVSGKIQALERRLGTTLIHRTTRKLSVTEAGSAYYQRCLKALEEIEAGENELANVKVELTGTLRITTVPDIGHSFLPYYVKSYLAAHPKMNIELILTNRVVDLVAEGVDLAFRLGQLKDSSLIARKFTDLKGSLWATAPFIKKYGMPTNPKELKKFPFVKFSSAFNPLLLTNGKDNVEVYPEGVITVDDMQTAKSFTLESMGIGLIPDYLCVQEEKNKKLVKILPKWTWKAFVTVSFVYPPQRFVSPKTQSFIEWCLKHPPRED; encoded by the coding sequence ATGAGTTTAGATGGAATTGAAATTTTTGTAAAAGTCGTTCAAGCTGGCAGCTTTAGTGGAGCGGCCAAATTGATGGGAATGCCTACCACTACCGTAAGCGGAAAAATCCAGGCCTTGGAAAGAAGACTTGGGACAACTCTCATTCATCGGACGACGAGAAAACTCAGTGTCACTGAGGCCGGCTCGGCCTATTACCAGCGTTGCCTAAAAGCGCTGGAAGAAATTGAGGCCGGAGAAAATGAACTGGCCAATGTTAAAGTTGAGCTAACAGGCACTCTTCGCATCACCACAGTCCCGGATATCGGGCACTCTTTTCTTCCCTATTATGTGAAGTCTTATCTTGCCGCTCATCCTAAAATGAATATTGAACTCATTCTCACCAATCGTGTTGTCGATTTAGTCGCTGAAGGAGTTGATCTCGCTTTTAGGCTCGGGCAACTTAAAGACTCAAGTCTTATTGCCAGAAAATTCACTGACCTCAAAGGAAGTCTCTGGGCCACTGCCCCTTTTATAAAAAAATATGGAATGCCGACAAATCCCAAAGAGCTAAAAAAATTCCCTTTTGTAAAATTCTCCTCTGCTTTTAATCCTCTGCTTTTAACTAACGGCAAAGACAATGTCGAAGTTTATCCTGAAGGAGTTATCACCGTTGATGATATGCAAACGGCTAAAAGTTTTACTTTAGAAAGTATGGGAATAGGTCTGATTCCTGATTATCTTTGTGTGCAGGAAGAAAAAAATAAAAAGCTCGTTAAGATTCTTCCTAAATGGACCTGGAAGGCCTTTGTGACGGTGAGTTTTGTCTATCCTCCACAGCGTTTTGTTTCTCCCAAAACTCAAAGCTTTATTGAGTGGTGCCTAAAACATCCGCCGCGCGAGGACTAG
- a CDS encoding pirin family protein, with amino-acid sequence MENQIQIVIESRAKDLAGMPITRVLPWVKKRMVGPFIFLDHMGPVHFDKDHKLTVNAHPHIGLSTLTYLFKGRIHHKDSIGSSVVIVPGEVNWMTAGKGISHSEKTPVDDIGHESDIHGLQFWVALPDELEDMEPSFTNHKSHEIPKIKKDGAEVCVVVGEFHGQKSPVKAFSPMIFLNIEATEDYTFEYSAPEFEVAFYLIEGEVDLGERKFSNHEMIVLEPGSNIRAHIKKGSHCVLVGGESFPHPKYIWWNFVSSSKEKMNTARDNWNSGNFPQVPGETEKIMAPTDKIL; translated from the coding sequence ATGGAAAATCAAATTCAAATTGTAATCGAGTCCCGCGCAAAAGATTTGGCAGGAATGCCCATTACCAGAGTTCTTCCCTGGGTAAAAAAGCGCATGGTAGGTCCTTTTATTTTTCTGGATCACATGGGGCCGGTGCATTTTGACAAAGACCATAAACTAACAGTGAATGCCCACCCACATATCGGGCTTTCAACTCTGACTTACCTTTTTAAAGGGCGAATTCACCACAAAGACTCTATCGGATCAAGTGTGGTCATCGTTCCCGGTGAAGTCAATTGGATGACAGCTGGAAAGGGGATTTCTCACTCGGAAAAAACTCCAGTCGATGATATCGGTCACGAAAGTGATATTCACGGCCTGCAGTTTTGGGTGGCCCTTCCAGATGAACTCGAAGATATGGAGCCTTCATTTACCAACCACAAAAGTCACGAGATCCCAAAAATTAAAAAAGATGGGGCAGAGGTTTGTGTCGTAGTAGGAGAGTTTCACGGACAAAAGTCTCCGGTAAAGGCCTTTAGCCCGATGATCTTTTTAAACATCGAAGCTACAGAAGACTACACTTTTGAATATTCGGCCCCAGAGTTTGAAGTCGCTTTCTACTTAATTGAAGGAGAAGTGGACCTGGGAGAAAGAAAGTTTTCTAATCATGAAATGATCGTGCTGGAGCCTGGTTCTAATATCCGCGCTCATATTAAAAAAGGCTCGCATTGTGTACTCGTGGGAGGAGAGTCTTTTCCTCATCCGAAATATATCTGGTGGAACTTTGTTTCAAGCTCTAAAGAAAAAATGAACACGGCCAGAGACAACTGGAACTCGGGGAACTTCCCTCAAGTGCCAGGTGAGACAGAAAAGATCATGGCCCCAACTGATAAAATTCTTTAG
- a CDS encoding aldo/keto reductase, with protein sequence MRVEISQKFITLNDGMKIPTIGFGTWRVSDADAPKILDEAFGAGYRLIDTASMYGNEVGIGKAIKESSLSREEIFLTTKVWNSEHGYDATLRAMDKSLSNLKMSYVDLYLIHWPGVNSEKYIPTWKALIRLRKEGIARSIGVSNFTIDHVERLINETGVVPAINQLELHPYFQQKELRAFHDKHKIVTEAWSPLARGNLFDDEVIVALTKKHNKTPAQIVLRWHYENGIIAIPKSGNPTRMLENLDIFDFHFDKEDLAQMDTLDNVNGRTGANPLTADF encoded by the coding sequence ATGAGAGTTGAGATCAGTCAAAAATTTATCACTCTCAATGATGGAATGAAAATTCCGACCATTGGATTTGGAACCTGGCGAGTGAGCGATGCGGATGCTCCTAAGATCCTAGACGAAGCCTTCGGGGCAGGTTACCGCTTGATCGATACCGCCAGCATGTATGGCAACGAAGTAGGGATTGGAAAGGCGATTAAAGAAAGCTCACTTTCACGCGAAGAAATCTTTCTTACGACTAAAGTCTGGAACTCAGAGCACGGCTACGATGCCACATTAAGAGCGATGGATAAAAGTCTTAGCAATTTAAAAATGTCTTATGTTGATCTTTATCTGATTCACTGGCCGGGAGTGAATTCAGAAAAATACATTCCAACATGGAAAGCTTTAATCAGGCTTCGAAAAGAAGGAATTGCCCGTTCTATTGGTGTTTCGAATTTTACCATTGATCATGTGGAAAGACTCATTAATGAAACTGGTGTTGTACCAGCTATTAATCAACTGGAACTTCATCCATACTTCCAACAAAAAGAATTGCGCGCTTTTCACGACAAGCATAAAATTGTGACTGAGGCCTGGAGTCCTCTGGCCCGTGGAAACCTCTTTGATGATGAAGTGATTGTCGCCTTAACGAAAAAGCACAATAAAACTCCAGCTCAGATTGTCCTTCGCTGGCATTATGAAAATGGAATCATTGCGATTCCCAAGTCTGGAAATCCTACGCGCATGCTGGAGAATCTGGATATCTTTGATTTTCATTTTGATAAAGAAGACCTGGCACAAATGGATACACTGGATAATGTTAACGGCAGGACAGGGGCCAATCCGCTGACTGCAGATTTTTAG
- a CDS encoding glutathione binding-like protein encodes MIDLYYWTTPNGHKITIFLEEAGLPYKLHPVNIMKNEQFNPEFLKIAPNNRIPAIVDNSPEDGKGPMSLFESGAILWYLAEKIKKFVPHDNRAKAEVSEWLFWQMAGLGPMAGQNHHFNMYAPEKIPYAMERYTKETARLYGVLNKNLEGKDWVAAGQYTIADMAIYPWIVPHENQKQNLNDFPHLKKWFEKMKDREAVKKAYEIAKGIK; translated from the coding sequence ATGATTGATTTATATTATTGGACCACTCCAAACGGTCACAAGATCACTATTTTCCTGGAAGAAGCAGGCCTTCCTTACAAACTTCATCCCGTCAATATTATGAAGAACGAGCAGTTCAATCCTGAGTTCTTAAAGATTGCTCCCAATAACCGCATTCCGGCCATTGTAGACAATAGTCCTGAAGATGGAAAAGGACCGATGTCACTTTTTGAATCAGGAGCGATTCTTTGGTACTTAGCGGAGAAAATTAAAAAGTTTGTTCCTCACGACAACCGCGCGAAGGCCGAAGTCTCAGAGTGGCTTTTTTGGCAAATGGCGGGGCTTGGGCCAATGGCCGGGCAAAACCATCACTTCAATATGTACGCGCCTGAAAAGATCCCTTATGCAATGGAGAGATACACGAAAGAGACGGCCCGTCTGTATGGTGTTCTTAATAAAAATTTAGAAGGGAAAGATTGGGTTGCGGCCGGGCAGTACACGATTGCTGACATGGCGATTTATCCATGGATTGTTCCTCATGAAAATCAAAAACAAAATTTAAACGATTTTCCTCACCTGAAAAAATGGTTTGAGAAAATGAAGGATAGAGAAGCGGTAAAAAAGGCCTACGAGATCGCTAAAGGGATTAAGTAA